A stretch of DNA from Pseudonocardia hierapolitana:
GGTGGCCGGCGCCAGCGCATTCCGCGATGGTCCAGTATCGGTGAAGCTGCTCGACGATGCTCCGATGGTCGCCTGGCCTCCCACCTATCACCAAAGATGGTTGGAGCGGGCGCTCGCCGGCTACGGCGCACAGCCACGGATCGTGTTCCGAACCGCCGGCCACGAAACAATCTTGTCAATGGTGCGGGCGGGCATAGGCTCGGCAGTGCTGCCATGGCTCGCCCTCCACGGTTCCGATGCCTGGTCCGACGACCGACTCAGCATCCACCAACTGCGACCATCGCCCACCCGCGAGATGTACCTGCACTGGCCGGCCGAGCGCACCCAATCGCCGCTCGTGACCAGAGCCATCGACATCGCCGTCGAAGCCGCCAACGAGCTCGCCGACCAGATGTGACATCAGACGAGTTCCGATGTGCTGGCTCCGGTAGTCGCGGCACAGAGAAGCTGGTGGAGGTGTCGGCGAGCCGACCTCCACGGCATGAGCACGCTTCGCCAGGCAGCGCGGCGACTTCCTGATTCGCTCACAACGCACCCGCCGCGCGGTTTGTTCGGCCCAAGTCGACCACGGAGCGTGGTGATCAGTCTTCGGTGCGACTGAGCTTCCCCGGTTGGCCGGAGTCCTCGTTAGCTGTGATCGTCGTGCCGCTGGGCGCGGTGGTAGGCGTCTTCGTATTCGTCAGGGGACAGCCCGCCGCCGAGTCGGCGACGCTACGAAGGTCCGGGGTCGTGCGAACTGCTGGATCGGTCACGTGGTGGTTGACCGATCGACCGACCGATCCGGCGGCGCCCGCGGCTCCCGATACTCGGCGCGTGAGCCGTTCCGCACGCTCCAGCGTGATCGAGAAGCCCGACTTCACCGGGCTGCGCGCGACGTACATCAACTGCACCCTCAACCGCTCCCCCGACCGCAGCCACAGCCAGGGCGTGATCGACCGCAGCGTCGCGATCATGGAGGCGAACGGGGTCGGCGTGGACCAGATCCGCGCCGTCGACCACGACATCGCCACCGGCCTACGGCAACCAGCGCACGGCCTGGGACGCCGGTTCCCACCCCGACAACGCCAACCCGGAGTACCGCTGACCGGGCGCGACAGCCGACTACGAGGAGGACGTCACATGATCGTCGTGACCGACAATCGCTCTGCGAACCGATTCGAGGCTCGCGACGGCGAGACCTTGGCCGGTTTCGCCCAGTACGCACGCACATCGGAGCTTCTCGCCTTCGTGCACACCGAAGTCGATCCCGCCTTCGAAGGGCGTGGGGTCGGCTCATCGCTGGCCCGCGAAGGCATCGCATCGGCGCAGGCGGAAGGGCTCCGAGTGCTCGCGGTATGTCCGTTCATCGCCGGCTGGCTGGCACGCCACCCGGAACTCGCCCATCTCGAGTACCGGGCCCCCAGCAAGGTCACGGACTGACGGCGCTCCTACGGAGGTGACGGCCCGTTCGCGCCCGTCGAGATCGCTGGCCACCGTCCTCGACATCGCGCTCGGACGGAACGGCACTGAGCTCGATGGCGATGCGCTCGTCGTCGGCGAGCGCGGCTCCCAGGTTCTGCTGTGGTGACCACGGGGTGACCTCGTCCCTGGTCTGCATGCTGGGCCGGCACGGCCGCCCGGATGCCCCACCCCCGCATCACGGGGGACAACTCGACGCTACGAAGCGTCGTGACGCTGCGCGTCGGGACCCTGCGTTGCCGCGACGCACGACAGCCGCCACCACCGCGTGGTGCCACGAAGGACGTGACGACCGATGACAACACCGTCGACGACGAGCTGGCCCAGCCTGCGGGTCTCGGACTGGACCCCCACCCGCGACACCCTGCACATGTGGACCCAGATCGTGGGCAAGATCCGCATGGCCCACGCCCCGCTGCTCAACCACTGGTGGCAGGTGACCCTGTACGTCAGCCCGCGCGGGCTGACGACGTCGACCATCCCGCACCGCACCGGCGCCTTCGAGATCGAGTTCGACTTCCTCGGCCACCGGCTCGAGGTCCGCAGCAGCAACGGCGGCGTGCGGAGCCTCCCGCTCCGGCCGATGCCGGTCGCCGAGTTCTACACCCGGATCCTGGACATGCTCGACCAGCTCGGGATCGAAGCACCGATCCGACCGCACCCCAACGAGGTCGACCCGGCGATCCCCTTCGCCGAGGACCACGTCCACGCCTCCTACGACGGCGAGGCGGCCGCCCTTTTCTGGCGGCAGCTGCTGCAGGCGAACCGCCTGATCGGCGAGTTCCGGTCGCACTTCGTCGGCAAGGTCAGCCCCGTGCACTTCTTCTGGGGAGGCATGGACCTCGCCTGCACCCGCTTCTCCGGGCGGTCCGCTCCGCCGCACCCCGGCGGAGTGCCCAACTGCGGGGACTGGGTCATGGTCGAGGGCTACTCCCGGGAACTGTCCAGCTGCGGGTTCTGGCCCGGCGGCGGCGAGGAAGGCGCCTTCTACTCCTACGCCTACCCCGAGCCCGACGGGTTCGCCGATCAACCGATTGGCCCCGAAGGCGCGTACTTCAGCACCGAGTTCCAGCAGTTCCTGCTGCCCTACGAGGTCGCGCGCGCCGCACCCGACCCCGACCGCGCGGTCGCGGAGTTCCTCCACACCACATACGAAGCCGCCGCGGACCGCGGACGCTGGGACCGCTCCGCGCTGGAGGACGACCCCTTCCGGTTGGCGTGATCACCACAGCGATGTGTGCACCACCGGGCGTCTGCCGTCGCCGAGGTCCGGATCGGGAAGGACGGTGTCGGGGTCGACGAGTGTGGTGGTGTGGCCGTCGAGTGTCAGGCGGCGCAGTGCTTCGAGGATCATGCGGCGGCCGACGTCGCTGAATCGATCGACGCGTGTGAGGTCCAGCGTCACTGTGGAGGTGCTGATCGCATCGCCAGACAGACGATCGAGGATCGCCTCAGCGCCGGGGAAGTGGATCACTCCCTGGATCTCGTAGACGGTGGTATCGCCCTCGACCGTGGCCCCGCGGACGGCGGTGATCCCGTGGGGTTCGGCTTCCATCAGGTGCATCCCCATGTCGCGGGACAGACGTTCGCAGATCGCGACTCCACGCACGCTGTTTCCGTGCGTGTCCAGGCGGGGCGAGACCGTGCCGAGGCCGAGCTCCCCCGGCAGTGCTCCCATCAGGCCGCCGGCCACGCCACTCTTGGCGGGAATGCCGACCCGGACCAGCCAGTCGCCGGCGGCGTCGTACATACCGCAGCCAGCCATCACCGCCAGCGTCCGGCGCGCGACGGCGGGGGGAACGACCCGGTTCCCGGTGACGGGCTGGACGCCGGCGTTGGCCAGTGTCGCGCCCATGACGGCGAGGTCCCGGACGGTGACCCGC
This window harbors:
- a CDS encoding glutaminase; the protein is MRNPVPDYLHEILDSLRDDRAGAVADYIPQLADADPNVLGVALTIPNGRTYSVGDDRVEFSIQSISKPFAYAAALIDRGADAVDATVGVEPSGEAFDELSLEGDTHRPKNPMINAGALAVHHLLAGDDATTQDRVTRIVEFLSELAGRVLTVDEEVYRSEIETADRNLAIVHMLRNYGVIADTAQSVVDGYTRQCAVRVTVRDLAVMGATLANAGVQPVTGNRVVPPAVARRTLAVMAGCGMYDAAGDWLVRVGIPAKSGVAGGLMGALPGELGLGTVSPRLDTHGNSVRGVAICERLSRDMGMHLMEAEPHGITAVRGATVEGDTTVYEIQGVIHFPGAEAILDRLSGDAISTSTVTLDLTRVDRFSDVGRRMILEALRRLTLDGHTTTLVDPDTVLPDPDLGDGRRPVVHTSLW
- a CDS encoding GNAT family N-acetyltransferase, with amino-acid sequence MSRSARSSVIEKPDFTGLRATYINCTLNRSPDRSHSQGVIDRSVAIMEANGVGVDQIRAVDHDIATGLRQPAHGLGRRFPPRQRQPGVPLTGRDSRLRGGRHMIVVTDNRSANRFEARDGETLAGFAQYARTSELLAFVHTEVDPAFEGRGVGSSLAREGIASAQAEGLRVLAVCPFIAGWLARHPELAHLEYRAPSKVTD
- a CDS encoding DUF5996 family protein; the protein is MTTPSTTSWPSLRVSDWTPTRDTLHMWTQIVGKIRMAHAPLLNHWWQVTLYVSPRGLTTSTIPHRTGAFEIEFDFLGHRLEVRSSNGGVRSLPLRPMPVAEFYTRILDMLDQLGIEAPIRPHPNEVDPAIPFAEDHVHASYDGEAAALFWRQLLQANRLIGEFRSHFVGKVSPVHFFWGGMDLACTRFSGRSAPPHPGGVPNCGDWVMVEGYSRELSSCGFWPGGGEEGAFYSYAYPEPDGFADQPIGPEGAYFSTEFQQFLLPYEVARAAPDPDRAVAEFLHTTYEAAADRGRWDRSALEDDPFRLA